The Gloeomargarita lithophora Alchichica-D10 genomic sequence GACATTACCCCGGTGGTTGACTACGTGGCGGCTCCTTTGGTATCCGACCCCCGCACCGTACCTTTGGCGGAAAAACGGGAATTGCTAAATCATTACAATAACCTGCTTTTGCACTACGATTCTCGCATCCAAACCACCAGCGTTGGCTACCGGGAGCGGTTTGGGATCACCTACTTGGCGACCTCCACGGGCACCAACCTAGCGCAGGAACGGTTGGACGTGTCGGGGATGTTTGGGGTGGTGGCACGGGGAACCGAGTTGGTTGTGCGCCAAGGATACGAATCCGTACATTCCCGTTCTGATTACAATGTACTATTAGGTATCGAAGAGCAGGTACTGGGAGCGGCGCAACGGGCGGTACGGCAACTAGAAGCCCAACCCGTTAAAGGCGGGCAGTACACGGTGATCCTTGACCCTTATCTGGCCGGGGTATTTATCCACGAGGCGTTTGGGCATTTGTCCGAGGCAGATTTTGTTTACGAAAACCCCCGGATGCAGGAATTGTTACAACTGGGGCGACCGGTGGCGATTCCTGACCTGAATGTGGTGGATGATGCGACCTTGCCGGGACTGCCCGGTTCCCTGGTCTATGACGATGAGGGGGTGCCGGGACAACGGAAGTATCTGATTAAAGACGGGGTTTTGACCCAACGGCTCCACTCCCGGGAAACGGCGGGGAAAATGGGCGAGCCACCGACGGGAAATGCCCGGGCATTGTCGGCGACCTACGCCCCAATTGTGCGGATGACCAACACGGGGATTGAGCCAGGGACGCGGGAACCGGCAGAGATGATGCAGGACATTGACCAGGGAGTGTACTGCGTGCGGATGTTGGGTGGTCAGACCAACGGGGAACTATTTACCTTCGCCGCCGCCGAGGGGTACATGATTCGTAATGGGGAATTGGCCGAACCCGTGAGCGATGTCACCCTGAGTGGCAATGTCTTCCAGACGTTGCAGGATATAGAAGCCGTGGGCAAAGATACAATTTACCGTAATGGCGGTTGTGGCAAGGCGGGGCAATCTCCCCTACCGGTGAGTGTGGGTGGCCCCCATGTACGCATGAAAAATGTGGTAATTGGAGGGCGATAGTGACCCTGACCACGGAGTCCAAAACCATTATTTACCCAAGTGGAGATGGGGAACCCGTGGCCGAAACCTATGCCCATATGTATGCGATGTTTGTGACTTTAGAATTACTACGCCAGTATTGTGCGGGTCAATCAGCAACGGTATTGGCGAATCAATTTCTCTACTACGCCCAGGGGTTTCCCAAACTGCGGGTTGCTCCCGATGTGATGGTGATTTTTAATGTGGCACCGGGGGGTCGAGATAGCTATAAAATCTGGGAAGAAGGCGAAATTCCCCAGGTGATTTTTGAGATGACTTCTGCCCAAACCCAAAAGCATGACCAGGAATATAAAAAAGAGTTGTATCAGGCATTGGGAGTGCTTGAGTATTGGTTATTTGACCCCAAGGGGGAATGGATTGACCAGCAATTGTTGGGTTATCATTTATTGCCAGATGGTTACGCAGTTATTGCTAATAATATCAGTGAAGTATTAGGATTACGATTAGAAGCGGATGGTCAACTGATTAACTTCTATCGTGTAGATAACGGGGAGAAGCTATTAACTCCCGATGAGATGACCATCGCTAGGGAAGAAGAACGCCTGGCTAAAGAACAGGAACGACNNNNNNNNNNNNNNNNNNNNNNNNNNNNNNNNNNNNNNNNNNNNNNNNNNNNNNNNNNNNNNNNNNNNNNNNNNNNNNNNNNNNNNNNNNNNNNNNNNNNNNNNNNNNNNNNNNNNNNNNNNNNNNNNNNNNNNNNNNNNNNNNNNNNNNNNNNNNNNNNNNNNNNNNNNNNNNNNNNNNNNNNNNNNNNNNNNNNNNNNNNNNNNNNNNNNNNNNNNNNNNNNNNNNNNNNNNNNNNNNNNNNNNNNNNNNNNNNNNNNNNNNNNNNNNNNNNNNNNNNNNNNNNNNNNNNNNNNNNNNNNNNNNNNNNNNNNNNNNNNNNNNNNNNNNNNNNNNNNNNNNNNNNNNNNNNNNNNNNNNNNNNNNNNNNNNNNNNNNNNNNNNNNNNNNNNNNNNNNNNNNNNNNNNNNNNNNNNNNNNNNNNNNNNNNNNNNNNNNNNNNNNNNNNNNNNNNNNNNNNNNNNNNNNNNNNNNNNNNNNNNNNNNNNNNNNNNNNNNNNNNNNNNNNNNNNNNNNNNNNNNNNNNNNNNNNNNNNNNNNNNNNNNNNNNNNNNNNNNNNNNNNNNNNNNNNNNNNNNNNNNNNNNNNNNNNNNNNNNNNNNNNNNNNNNNNNNNNNNNNNNNNNNNNNNNNNNNNNNNNNNNNNNNNNNNNNNNNNNNNNNNNNNNNNNNNNNNNNNNNNNNNNNNNNNNNNNNNNNNNNNNNNNNNNNNNNNNNNNNNNNNNNNNNNNNNNNNNNNNNNNNNNNNNNNNNNNNNNNNNNNNNNNNNNNNNNNNNNNNNNNNNNNNNNNNNNNNNNNNNNNNNNNNNNNNNNNNNNNNNNNNNNNNNNNNNNNNNNNNNNNNNNNNNNNNNNNNNNNNNNNNNNNNNNNNNNNNNNNNNNNNNNNNNNNNNNNNNNNNNNNNNNNNNNNNNNNNNNNNNNNNNNNNNNNNNNNNNNNNNNNNNNNNNNNNNNNNNNNNNNNNNNNNNNNNNNNNNNNNNNNNNNNNNNNNNNNNNNNNNNNNNNNNNNNNNNNNNNNNNNNNNNNNNNNNNNNNNNNNNNNNNNNNNNNNNNNNNNNNNNNNNNNNNNNNNNNNNNNNNNNNNNNNNNNNNNNNNNNNNNNNNNNNNNNNNNNNNNNNNNNNNNNNNNNNNNNNNNNNNNNNNNNNNNNNNNNNNNNNNAAAATATCATTTACCCAAGTGGAGATGGGGAACCCGTGGCCGAAACCTATGCCCATATGTATGCGATGTTTGTGACTTTAGAACTACTGCGTCAGTATTGTGCGGGTCAATCAGCAACGGTACTCGCCAATCAATTTCTCTACTACGCCCAGGGGTTTCCCAAACTGCGGGTTGCTCCCGATGTGATGGTGATTTTTAATGTGGCACCGGGGGGTCGAGATAGCTATAAAATCTGGGAAGAAGGCGAAATTCCCCAGGTGATTTTTGAGATGACTTCTGCCCAAACCCAAAAGCATGACCAGGAATATAAAAAAGAGTTGTATCAGGCATTGGGAGTGCTTGAGTATTGGTTGTTTGACCCCAAGGGGGAATGGATTGACCAGCAATTGTTGGGTTATCATTTATTGCCAGATGGTTACGCAGTTATTGCTAATAATATCAGTGAAGTATTAGGATTACGATTAGAAGCGGATGGTCAACTGATTAACTTCTATCGTGTAGATAACGGGGAGAAGCTATTAACTCCCGATGAAATGACCATCGCTAGGGAAGAAGAACNNNNNNNNNNNNNNNNNNNNNNNNNNNNNNNNNNNNNNNNNNNNNNNNNNNNNNNNNNNNNNNNNNNNNNNNNNNNNNNNNNNNNNNNNNNNNNNNNNNNNNNNNNNNNNNNNNNNNNNNNNNNNNNNNNNNNNNNNNNNNNNNNNNNNNNNNNNNNNNNNNNNNNNNNNNNNNNNNNNNNNNNNNNNNNNNNNNNNNNNNNNNNNNNNNNNNNNNNNNNNNNNNNNNNNNNNNNNNNNNNNNNNNNNNNNNNNNNNNNNNNNNNNNNNNNNNNNNNNNNNNNNNNNNNNNNNNNNNNNNNNNNNNNNNNNNNNNNNNNNNNNNNNNNNNNNNNNNNNNNNNNNNNNNNNNNNNNNNNNNNNNNNNNNNNNNNNNNNNNNNNNNNNNNNNNNNNNNNNNNNNNNNNNNNNNNNNNNNNNNNNNNNNNNNNNNNNNNNNNNNNNNNNNNNNNNNNNNNNNNNNNNNNNNNNNNNNNNNNNNNNNNNNNNNNNNNNNNNNNNNNNNNNNNNNNNNNNNNNNNNNNNNNNNNNNNNNNNNNNNNNNNNNNNNNNNNNNNNNNNNNNNNNNNNNNNNNNNNNNNNNNNNNNNNNNNNNNNNNNNNNNNNNNNNNNNNNNNNNNNNNNNNNNNNNNNNNNNNNNNNNNNNNNNNNNNNNNNNNNNNNNNNNNNNNNNNNNNNNNNNNNNNNNNNNNNNNNNNNNNNNNNNNNNNNNNNNNNNNNNNNNNNNNNNNNNNNNNNNNNNNNNNNNNNNNNNNNNNNNNNNNNNNNNNNNNNNNNNNNNNNNNNNNNNNNNNNNNNNNNNNNNNNNNNNNNNNNNNNNNNNNNNNNNNNNNNNNNNNNNNNNNNNNNNNNNNNNNNNNNNNNNNNNNNNNNNNNNNNNNNNNNNNNNNNNNNNNNNNNNNNNNNNNNNNNNNNNNNNNNNNNNNNNNNNNNNNNNNNNNNNNNNNNNNNNNNNNNNNNNNNNNNNNNNNNNNNNNNNNNNNNNNNNNNNNNNNNNNNNNNNNNNNNNNNNNNNNNNNNNNNNNNNNNNNNNNNNNNNNNNNNNNNNNNNNNNNNNNNNNNNNNNNNNNNNNNNNNNNNNNNNNNNNNNNNNNNNNNNNNNNNNNNNNNNNNNNGCAAGAACGACAAATGCGTTTAGATTTAATTGCTCGGCTAAAAGAGCGAGGTATTGACCCGGATAATTTATAAAATTTGCAAAAAATAAATCAATTTTTTTAGAAGTGTCCTGATGACTGCGCTTGTCTTCACTGCGAAAGACATACTGAAGATATTGATCAAAATTGCCCCATTCTAATACGAGATTTACCGGTCTTTGGTCAAAAAGTTTACCTCAAGATTCCCCATTGTCAATTTTACTGCGCTAACTGCCAACGCTATTTCACTGACAGGCGAGAACCTTAGCTGGATTCTCTGATTAGAGAAACTTATCACCTTGAGTACAGGAGAGCCTGAAGCACTGTCCCGCAAAAACCAAAAATTGATTAAGATTTGATAAGACTATTTATCTCAACCTAAATGCTGGGAAAATTTCAGCGGGAAATCGCCGCAGGTAAGCTCAAAATCAAGTGGCACTGGCTCGCCTTAGGGGTAGTCGCCCCCGGATTGCTCCTGGTAGCGGTGCGGTTGGGATTAGATTATTGGGCGCAATCCCAAGCCCCAGCACCCACCCCACCCGTTGTCAAGGTGAAACCGATGATTGCGGCACTGGGTCGCATACAGCCGGAGGGAGAAATTATTACGTTGTCCGCACCGAGTTCGATTGAGGGGGCACGGGTATCAGAGATTTTGGTGCAAGAAGGGGAAGTGGTACGGCAGGGGCAGGTGTTGGCGAATTTGGACACCACCAGCAAACGCCGGGTAGAGGTACAACTGGCGGCTAATGAGGTGGCGATTGCCCAGGCCCAGTTGAATCAGGTGTTGGCGGGGGCAAAAACCGGGGATATTCAGGCGCGTCAAGCCCAGGTTGGTCGCCTGGAGGCGGAATTACGCCTGGCTCAGACGGATTTGCAACGCAACCAGGGACTTTATCAAGAGGGAGGCATTTCGGCGGCGGCGCTGGATAATTTTCGGCTCCGGGTGGATACGGTACGCCAGCAATTGCAAGAAGCCCAGGCGAATCTCCGCAGTGTGCGGGAGGTGCGGGGGGTGGATGTGAAGCTCGCTCAGGCGCAGGTAGCCCAGGCGCGTAACCGTCTGGCTTTGGCACAGGTGGAACTGGACTTGAGTTTGATCAAGGCACCCGTGGCGGGGCGGGTGTTGAAAATCCATACCCGGGTGGGGGAAACCGTGGGCAATGAAGGGATTCTTGACCTGGGGCGCACCGCCCGGATGTTTGTCGTGGCCGAGGTGTACGAAACGGATATTCTGGGGGTGCAGGCGGGGCAAAGGGCGGTGATTACGGGGACAGCGTTACCGGCGGGGGTGCGGGGGACGGTGACCCAGGTGGGTTGGCAGGTGGCGAAAAAAGACGTGTTGGATACCGACCCGGTGGCGGACGTGGATGCGCGGGTGGTGGAGGTGAAAATTGCCCTGGATCAGGCCGCTTCTGCCCAGGTGAATCGGTTGACCAATATGGTCGTCAACGTTCAGATCGAGCGATAACGATGGGCATCCCTCTGGCATGGTTGCAGTTATCCCGGGAGCGGATGCGCCTGTTGGTGGCCTTGGCGGGGATTACGTTTGCCGATGTGTTGATGTTTGTCCAGTTGGGGTTTCGGGATGCTCTATTTGAATCCGCCATCCTGGTGCATCGCAACCTAAGGGCGGATTTGGTGCTGATCAATCCCCAATCCCAGGCGTTTTTTGCCATGCAACAATTTCCCCGGCGCAGACTATATCAGGCGTTGAGCTTGCCGGAGGTCGCCAGTATCAGCCCCATGTATGTGGATTTACTGCCCTGGAAAAGCCCGGTTTGTCCGCCCACGCCCACGGCTACTAGTTGTACCCGTTCCATTTTGGTGATGGGATTTAACCCGGCGTTTTCTGTGTTGGATTTCCCGGAAGTGGAGGCCAATTTAGGGCAAATTCGGCAGGCGGATGTGGTGCTATTTGACCGGATTTCCCGCGAGGAATTTGGCACCGAATTTATTAATAAAGAATTTGCCGCCGGACGACCGGTACAAACTGAAATCAATCGCCGGCGGGTGCAGGTGGGGGGCTTGTTTGAACTGGGGGCATCCTTTTCCGCTGATGGCAATGTGATCACCAGTGATTTGAATTTTTTGCGGATGTTTCCAGGGCGGCAAGCCGCACAAATTGATGTGGGTTTGATTACCTTACAACCGGGAACCGATGTGGAACCGGTACGGGCGAAATTGCGGCAGTTGCTGAATACGGAACTCAAAATTCCGGGGCAATTTCTCTGTCAAGGGGCGAGCGGTTCCCCGGAATTTGCCAACGATGTGTGTATTCTCACCCATGGGGAATTTGTGGAATTGGAGCGGCATTACTGGGCAACGGGAACCGCCATCGGGTTTATTTTTGGCCTGGGAACGGTGATGGGATTTGTGGTGGGAATTGTGGTAGTTTATCAAATTTTGTACACGGATGTATCGGATCACCTGGCGGAATATGCCACCCTCAAAGCGATGGGCTACACGGATGGTTATTTACTTGTGGTCGTGTTCCAGGAGGCGATGATTTTGGCAGTCTTGGGGTTTATTCCGGGGTTTTTCGTCTCCAATGGTTTGTATGCCCTCACCCAGGCCGCTACCCAACTTCCCATTGCCATGACGGTGGGGCGGGCGGTGACCGTATTTAGCATGACGGTAATAATGTGTTTCCTGGCCGGAGCGGTGTCGGTGCGGCGTTTGGGGGCGGCAGACCCGGCGGATATTTTTTAGCCCTGAATCAGCAAATTTATGGTTTGTTGGATGACCGCCTGCCTATCCACCATGATTGCCAATTCATGTACTTCATATTGGCCTTTACAAACCTCCAGGGCGGCTTGTTTGAGGGCTGATTCGTAGCCATCTTCCAGCGTTTCTTGAATATCAACGGGTGTGAAATAATAACCCCCGGAACTTCGGCGCTGATTAACCCTTTGAATTTGTTTAACCGCATTAAAAATTGAAATATCCCAGGAGCGGGTCGTCCGCTGTTCCACTTTTTGCTTAATGGGACTTTGAGAGAAACTGGCTCCTAAACGGCCTCAGACCTAGACACAGCAATTGTTTTACCTCGATCAGCATATTTTCTTGATGCGACTAGGTTCCAGCCATTTTTACCTTGTCGATGTGTTTTGCCTGTCTTGCTTGAGCTTGAGCCTGTTTTAGGGCTTAAAATTTATAAAGTCCCATTAGAGCGCAACTTAGGGAGCAACCACCATGAAACAAGCAGGTTGGCGGGTAGATTCCCGGGGTCGGCCTGGGAAACGCAAGGGGAAAAGTACACCCCGGAAGCGGCAACAAGCCATCGCCCGGATTCAAGCGGCAGTTAAGAAGATCAAAAACCAAAATCAAAAACCACGCAACCCCGCCCAGGGGTTTTTTAATGTCCTTGAATCCTCTGGAGCAACTGCTCAACCCGGGGCAAATCCTTAACGCCCGGAGCCACTTCCACGCCGCTCGATACATCAATGCCATCCGGTTGGGTCTGGGCAACCGCCGCCCCACAATTTTCTGGGGTAACCCCCCCGGCCAACCACCACCGCAAACTTGGGGTTTGATCGGCAAGCATTTGCCAATCCCAAGCTAATCCCGTACCGCCCAAGTGTTGGGGGTCATAGGCATCCAATAATATCCGATCCACCCAGGGGGCATAGGCGGCAATTGCGGCCAAACTTCCCGCATCCCGCACCCGCATTGCCTTGATTAAAAATACCTGTGGCAGTGCTTCTCGCACATATTGGCAATCTGCGGGGGATTCTTCCCCGTGCAGTTGGAGGGCATTAAACCCGCTAGTGCGTGCTATTTCTATCACTTCAGGGATGGGGCTTTGGGCAAATACCCCCACCCGCCACACCGGATAGTCCGCCAGGGCGTGGTTCAGTTCCTGCTGTTGCGCCGGAGCCACATAACGGGGGGAAGAGGGCACACAAATGATCCCCACCGCCGTCACCCCCATGCGGGCAATGGCGACCGCCTGTTCCACCCGGGTTAAACCACAGATTTTTACCTCCATCAACCCACCGTCGTTTCCAGCCCCCGAAACATTAACCAGGATAGGAAAAAATCCGAAACAAAAATCGCCAACAACCCGGTCACCACCGCCGCCGTCGTGGATTGCCCCACGCCCTTTGCCCCACCCGTGGTAGTCAAACCCCAGCCACAGCCAATCGTCGCCACCAACATCCCAAAAATCGCCCCCTTAATCAGGGCTTTCAGCACGTCCCAGCCGTCCATAAATTGCTGTACCGAGTCCAAAAATTGGGAAACACTGAGGTTGTACATACTATTGGCAATCAGTACCCCGCCCCCAATGCCCACCACAAAGGCCACCACGGTTAACAAAGGTACCATCAAAATACAGGCCAGCACCCGGGGTAAAACCAAATAATCCACCGGGTCGGTTTTGAGCATATACAAAGCATCAATCTGTTCCGTGACCTGCATGGTGCCCAACTCAGCGGCAAAAGCCGCCCCCACCCGCCCCGCCACAATCACAGCGGTCAACACGGGAGCCAATTCCCGCACCAGGGCCAGCGCCAACACCCCCCCCACCAAATCCCCGGAGCCAAAGCGGACAAATTCCCGTGCCACCTGAATCGTAAACACCATGCCAACAAACAAACCGGTGAGAATGACCACCAGCAAGGATTCCGGCCCAACAATTTCCAGTTGGGTGAGCAAATTCCGCCGGTGTACCCGCCCCTGGAGCAGATGCACCAACACCTGACCCCACAGCAGTACCGTACTGCCAAACCGTTGCCCCCACCGCCAGGATTGCCCAAAAATGACCATAGTTTATCCCTTCAGCCTGATCCAAATTCTAAGCTGGAATCCCCCGTGAACCAAAAACCCCCCATCTCCGTATAAACTTTTGGTTACTATGGACATATAACGTAATACTAAATGCCAAAATTAAGTTTTATGTACAGACGCTGGCTCCGGCTGGTTTTAGTAGGGTTGATGCTTCTGGGGGGATGGCTGGGTATGGCCTTCCCGGCGCAGGCGGCCAGTCCCCGTTATGTGCAAGCGGCACTGGTGAGCGAGGTGCAGACTATCCAACCGGGGACACCCTTTTGGGTGGGTTTGCAGTTAAAAATTACCCCGGGCTGGCACGTCTATTGGCAAAATCCGGGGGATTCGGGCGACCGGGTGCGCTTAAACTGGCAACTTCCACCGGGTGCAACCGCTGGCGAACTGCAATGGCCTTACCCACAGCGGTT encodes the following:
- a CDS encoding TldD/PmbA family protein codes for the protein MTVTLAPTRIQDQLQEVIQHHAQGVDYLEIRLEQSESLRLGFRGTRFDAVDRGLSLAGGIRACYQGGWSFVTFNGLGELAARVQDAVAQAHLIAQERTELADITPVVDYVAAPLVSDPRTVPLAEKRELLNHYNNLLLHYDSRIQTTSVGYRERFGITYLATSTGTNLAQERLDVSGMFGVVARGTELVVRQGYESVHSRSDYNVLLGIEEQVLGAAQRAVRQLEAQPVKGGQYTVILDPYLAGVFIHEAFGHLSEADFVYENPRMQELLQLGRPVAIPDLNVVDDATLPGLPGSLVYDDEGVPGQRKYLIKDGVLTQRLHSRETAGKMGEPPTGNARALSATYAPIVRMTNTGIEPGTREPAEMMQDIDQGVYCVRMLGGQTNGELFTFAAAEGYMIRNGELAEPVSDVTLSGNVFQTLQDIEAVGKDTIYRNGGCGKAGQSPLPVSVGGPHVRMKNVVIGGR
- a CDS encoding Uma2 family endonuclease, which codes for MTLTTESKTIIYPSGDGEPVAETYAHMYAMFVTLELLRQYCAGQSATVLANQFLYYAQGFPKLRVAPDVMVIFNVAPGGRDSYKIWEEGEIPQVIFEMTSAQTQKHDQEYKKELYQALGVLEYWLFDPKGEWIDQQLLGYHLLPDGYAVIANNISEVLGLRLEADGQLINFYRVDNGEKLLTPDEMTIAREEERLAKEQER
- a CDS encoding Uma2 family endonuclease, which translates into the protein MIYPSGDGEPVAETYAHMYAMFVTLELLRQYCAGQSATVLANQFLYYAQGFPKLRVAPDVMVIFNVAPGGRDSYKIWEEGEIPQVIFEMTSAQTQKHDQEYKKELYQALGVLEYWLFDPKGEWIDQQLLGYHLLPDGYAVIANNISEVLGLRLEADGQLINFYRVDNGEKLLTPDEMTIAREEE
- a CDS encoding transposase family protein, with the protein product MRDLPVFGQKVYLKIPHCQFYCANCQRYFTDRREP
- a CDS encoding ABC exporter membrane fusion protein; translation: MLGKFQREIAAGKLKIKWHWLALGVVAPGLLLVAVRLGLDYWAQSQAPAPTPPVVKVKPMIAALGRIQPEGEIITLSAPSSIEGARVSEILVQEGEVVRQGQVLANLDTTSKRRVEVQLAANEVAIAQAQLNQVLAGAKTGDIQARQAQVGRLEAELRLAQTDLQRNQGLYQEGGISAAALDNFRLRVDTVRQQLQEAQANLRSVREVRGVDVKLAQAQVAQARNRLALAQVELDLSLIKAPVAGRVLKIHTRVGETVGNEGILDLGRTARMFVVAEVYETDILGVQAGQRAVITGTALPAGVRGTVTQVGWQVAKKDVLDTDPVADVDARVVEVKIALDQAASAQVNRLTNMVVNVQIER
- a CDS encoding FtsX-like permease family protein, which codes for MGIPLAWLQLSRERMRLLVALAGITFADVLMFVQLGFRDALFESAILVHRNLRADLVLINPQSQAFFAMQQFPRRRLYQALSLPEVASISPMYVDLLPWKSPVCPPTPTATSCTRSILVMGFNPAFSVLDFPEVEANLGQIRQADVVLFDRISREEFGTEFINKEFAAGRPVQTEINRRRVQVGGLFELGASFSADGNVITSDLNFLRMFPGRQAAQIDVGLITLQPGTDVEPVRAKLRQLLNTELKIPGQFLCQGASGSPEFANDVCILTHGEFVELERHYWATGTAIGFIFGLGTVMGFVVGIVVVYQILYTDVSDHLAEYATLKAMGYTDGYLLVVVFQEAMILAVLGFIPGFFVSNGLYALTQAATQLPIAMTVGRAVTVFSMTVIMCFLAGAVSVRRLGAADPADIF
- a CDS encoding phosphoribosylanthranilate isomerase; its protein translation is MEVKICGLTRVEQAVAIARMGVTAVGIICVPSSPRYVAPAQQQELNHALADYPVWRVGVFAQSPIPEVIEIARTSGFNALQLHGEESPADCQYVREALPQVFLIKAMRVRDAGSLAAIAAYAPWVDRILLDAYDPQHLGGTGLAWDWQMLADQTPSLRWWLAGGVTPENCGAAVAQTQPDGIDVSSGVEVAPGVKDLPRVEQLLQRIQGH
- a CDS encoding MlaE family lipid ABC transporter permease subunit; translation: MVIFGQSWRWGQRFGSTVLLWGQVLVHLLQGRVHRRNLLTQLEIVGPESLLVVILTGLFVGMVFTIQVAREFVRFGSGDLVGGVLALALVRELAPVLTAVIVAGRVGAAFAAELGTMQVTEQIDALYMLKTDPVDYLVLPRVLACILMVPLLTVVAFVVGIGGGVLIANSMYNLSVSQFLDSVQQFMDGWDVLKALIKGAIFGMLVATIGCGWGLTTTGGAKGVGQSTTAAVVTGLLAIFVSDFFLSWLMFRGLETTVG
- a CDS encoding protein-disulfide reductase DsbD domain-containing protein is translated as MPKLSFMYRRWLRLVLVGLMLLGGWLGMAFPAQAASPRYVQAALVSEVQTIQPGTPFWVGLQLKITPGWHVYWQNPGDSGDRVRLNWQLPPGATAGELQWPYPQRFPVGPLVNFGYKDQVLLLAQITPPADLTPGQTWNLPAQASWLVCQEECIPEATPVRLTLPVATAA